One window of Bdellovibrio sp. ArHS genomic DNA carries:
- a CDS encoding hemolysin family protein: MIELIVVLVCLALNALFSAVEMAFVSVNRVELRKLADKGDSNASLLLRLRLTPERTLSVLQIGITLVGAISAAVGGAGAEESLSPIFEQRFGISEDLAEALSILIVVIPITVASVVIGELVPKSLALKNSKKIALLAAKGLFTFDKVLSPVVNLLEDMTHAIVRVFQKKATRGALHDPGAAEETSISIDSLSKTHRQFVLNLVNIEAKQAEDMMVDWENTVKVSVDLPVSDVLNLAVGSGHTRLPVVNEAGIPLGLLHTKEFITYIGSGDTNWPSIVRPILKVNEGDDALKALKLMQEKKSHMALVYDKDTVVGIITMEDILEEIIGEIADEDDDGLIKRLLTTKSRRPFGRR; this comes from the coding sequence ATGATCGAACTTATAGTGGTGCTAGTCTGTCTAGCGCTGAACGCTCTATTTTCTGCTGTGGAGATGGCCTTCGTCAGCGTCAACCGCGTGGAATTACGCAAGCTTGCCGATAAAGGCGACTCTAATGCCAGTCTGCTTTTGCGACTGCGCCTGACGCCAGAACGAACGCTTTCTGTTCTGCAAATTGGTATCACACTGGTGGGAGCTATTTCTGCGGCGGTCGGTGGTGCGGGGGCTGAAGAATCCTTATCGCCGATCTTTGAACAGCGTTTTGGTATCAGTGAAGATCTGGCTGAAGCTCTATCTATTTTAATAGTGGTTATTCCCATCACCGTGGCCAGCGTCGTGATTGGCGAGTTGGTTCCAAAAAGTCTGGCCTTAAAAAATTCCAAAAAGATTGCCCTTCTGGCGGCTAAAGGTTTGTTCACTTTCGACAAAGTTCTTTCACCTGTCGTGAATCTTTTAGAAGACATGACCCATGCGATTGTGCGCGTCTTTCAAAAGAAAGCCACACGAGGAGCGCTTCATGATCCCGGAGCTGCGGAAGAAACCTCGATCAGTATTGACTCGCTTTCCAAGACACATAGACAGTTTGTCTTAAACCTTGTGAATATCGAAGCCAAACAGGCGGAAGATATGATGGTGGACTGGGAAAACACGGTGAAGGTTTCCGTGGATCTTCCTGTCTCTGACGTCTTAAACCTTGCCGTCGGTTCGGGCCACACCCGGTTGCCAGTTGTGAATGAAGCCGGCATCCCCCTGGGGCTGCTGCACACGAAAGAGTTCATCACTTATATCGGCAGCGGCGACACCAACTGGCCCTCGATTGTCAGACCGATTCTAAAAGTCAACGAAGGCGATGACGCCTTAAAAGCCCTCAAACTGATGCAGGAAAAAAAGAGCCACATGGCCTTGGTTTACGATAAAGACACTGTTGTGGGCATCATCACCATGGAAGATATTCTGGAAGAAATCATCGGTGAAATTGCCGATGAGGATGACGACGGACTGATCAAGCGTTTGTTAACAACGAAATCCCGCAGACCTTTCGGTCGACGCTAA
- a CDS encoding response regulator: MVIETSLEKQHAQRVLVIDDSLDSVKLMSHILDHYKCDVTMAFDGQDAIPLLVNRHFDLVVLDWQMPQMGGRDTLLLMDRLLTERKVHKLRKPIPVVIYTGHSEEELELPLVRNFTYMGFINKRQAFSSMMRSFNFILRSV, translated from the coding sequence ATGGTGATCGAAACATCCTTAGAAAAGCAGCACGCTCAACGCGTGTTGGTCATAGATGATAGCTTAGACTCTGTAAAACTCATGTCACACATCTTGGATCACTACAAATGCGATGTGACGATGGCGTTTGACGGACAAGATGCCATTCCTCTTCTTGTGAACAGACATTTTGATTTGGTGGTTTTAGACTGGCAAATGCCACAAATGGGAGGCCGCGATACGCTTCTTCTGATGGACCGACTTTTGACGGAAAGAAAGGTCCACAAGTTGCGTAAACCCATTCCTGTCGTCATTTACACAGGTCATAGCGAGGAAGAACTGGAGCTTCCCTTAGTACGTAACTTCACGTACATGGGCTTCATTAACAAGCGTCAGGCCTTCAGCTCGATGATGCGTTCATTTAATTTTATTTTACGTTCGGTTTAG
- a CDS encoding acyl-CoA dehydrogenase, whose protein sequence is MDSINSLYGFFLESFTWAWVLGSVALLLFVGFFGSPLIVWTIALAAILFGFGAPTWLWIVFAVLAVIFNIPPIRTALVTSGVFGIFKKFEFLPKISDTEKAALDAGVVWIEKDLFSGKPDFGTMMQEPYPSLTAEEKAFMDGPVNTLCKMIDHWQIYKTKEIPQDIWDYIRKEKFLGMIVPKEYGGLGFSALCHSEVIMKLSSRSISVAIQVMVPNSLGPAELLAHYGTEKQKTYWLPRLADGREIPCFGLTEPTAGSDAGAITSSGILFKDSDGKIKIKLNWNKRWITLAAISSVIGLAFRLRDPENLLGKGEDLGITCALIPASTPGVVLGRRHDPLNTPFYNCPTQGKDVIVDAEDAIVGGIGGAGRGWMMLMECLAAGRGISLPAQATGGAKLATRVTSAHAVVRRQFGVSIGKFEGVEEPLARIGANTYALEAMRIFTLGALDKGIKPGVITAMQKYYSTEMGRKSINDAMDIMGGAGISMGPRNVLAEIYIATPIGITVEGANIMTRTLIIFGQGALRSHPFAYAEVKAYEANDLKGFDRAFFGHIGHIVRNTCRAILLSLSRGYLASAPDCHPQMKIYFRRLSWTSATYALLADIAMGVLGGSLKMREKITGRFADILANMYIATCILRRFEAEGRREEDLAFVHYNLKQNMAEIQKGFDGIFDNLKIPGLRWFFKGWIGAWSRINSIGSQASDGWSHAIASSMMKEGGIRDRLTDGIYLPKERGEALGRLEYAMSVTLQSEAVEKKIKKAIRDGVLPKKKAHLLLDEAKNKNVINEAEYKLMQEAEPVRYDAILVDDFSEEQYHANKVL, encoded by the coding sequence GTGGATTCTATCAACTCTCTTTATGGGTTTTTCTTAGAGAGCTTCACGTGGGCCTGGGTTTTAGGCTCCGTCGCTCTTTTGTTGTTCGTCGGGTTCTTTGGCAGCCCACTCATCGTTTGGACAATCGCCTTAGCTGCGATTTTGTTCGGTTTCGGAGCTCCCACCTGGTTGTGGATTGTTTTCGCTGTTTTGGCAGTGATCTTCAATATCCCACCAATTCGTACAGCGCTGGTGACTTCGGGCGTATTCGGAATCTTCAAGAAGTTTGAATTCTTGCCGAAGATTTCTGACACTGAAAAAGCCGCGTTGGATGCCGGGGTCGTGTGGATCGAAAAAGATCTGTTCTCGGGAAAACCTGATTTCGGTACGATGATGCAAGAGCCTTACCCTAGCTTGACGGCGGAAGAAAAGGCTTTCATGGACGGACCAGTGAACACTCTGTGTAAGATGATCGATCACTGGCAGATTTATAAGACGAAAGAAATTCCTCAAGATATCTGGGACTACATTCGTAAAGAAAAATTCTTGGGCATGATCGTACCGAAAGAGTACGGTGGTTTAGGATTTTCCGCTCTTTGCCATTCCGAAGTGATCATGAAACTTTCTTCGCGATCTATTTCCGTCGCGATTCAAGTGATGGTGCCAAATTCCTTGGGACCTGCAGAGCTTCTGGCACACTACGGGACTGAAAAACAGAAGACCTACTGGTTGCCTCGTTTGGCCGATGGTCGCGAGATTCCTTGCTTCGGTTTGACCGAGCCTACGGCGGGTTCTGATGCCGGTGCGATCACTTCCTCTGGTATCTTGTTTAAAGATTCTGATGGTAAAATTAAAATCAAATTGAACTGGAACAAACGTTGGATCACGTTGGCGGCGATTTCGTCAGTGATCGGTTTGGCTTTCCGTCTTCGTGACCCTGAAAATCTTTTGGGTAAAGGTGAAGATCTGGGCATCACTTGTGCGTTGATTCCGGCAAGCACACCGGGCGTGGTTTTAGGCCGTCGTCATGATCCATTGAATACACCTTTCTACAACTGTCCGACACAAGGTAAAGACGTCATCGTTGATGCGGAAGACGCCATCGTTGGTGGTATCGGCGGCGCCGGTCGTGGCTGGATGATGTTGATGGAATGTTTGGCGGCAGGTCGCGGTATCTCTTTGCCGGCGCAAGCAACAGGTGGAGCAAAATTGGCGACTCGCGTGACTTCAGCACATGCGGTTGTTCGTCGTCAATTTGGGGTTTCGATTGGTAAATTCGAAGGTGTTGAAGAACCTTTGGCGCGCATCGGAGCGAATACTTACGCTCTGGAAGCTATGCGTATTTTCACATTGGGGGCCTTGGATAAAGGGATTAAGCCCGGTGTGATCACAGCGATGCAGAAATACTATTCTACTGAAATGGGCCGTAAGTCGATCAACGACGCTATGGACATCATGGGTGGAGCGGGTATCTCGATGGGACCTCGCAACGTCTTGGCGGAAATTTATATCGCGACGCCAATCGGTATCACGGTGGAAGGTGCGAATATCATGACGCGCACTTTGATCATCTTCGGTCAAGGGGCTCTTCGTTCACATCCTTTTGCGTATGCGGAAGTGAAAGCCTATGAGGCCAACGACTTGAAAGGATTTGATAGAGCGTTCTTCGGCCATATCGGGCACATCGTGCGCAATACTTGCCGTGCCATTCTTCTTTCCTTGTCACGTGGATACTTGGCATCCGCGCCGGATTGTCATCCGCAAATGAAGATCTATTTCCGTCGTCTTTCGTGGACTTCAGCGACCTACGCGTTGCTTGCTGATATCGCGATGGGCGTTTTGGGTGGCTCTTTGAAAATGAGAGAAAAAATCACCGGTCGTTTCGCCGATATCTTGGCGAATATGTACATCGCGACTTGTATCCTTCGTCGTTTCGAAGCCGAAGGTCGTCGTGAAGAAGATCTAGCTTTTGTGCATTACAACTTGAAACAAAACATGGCTGAAATCCAAAAAGGTTTCGATGGTATCTTTGATAATTTGAAGATCCCCGGTTTGCGTTGGTTCTTTAAAGGCTGGATCGGTGCTTGGTCACGTATCAACTCTATCGGTTCGCAAGCCTCTGACGGTTGGTCACATGCAATTGCCTCTTCTATGATGAAAGAAGGCGGTATCCGCGATCGTCTGACAGACGGCATTTACTTGCCAAAAGAGCGCGGCGAAGCGTTGGGCCGTTTGGAATATGCGATGTCAGTAACTTTGCAATCTGAAGCGGTTGAAAAGAAAATCAAAAAAGCGATCCGTGACGGCGTTCTTCCTAAGAAGAAAGCGCACTTGTTGTTGGACGAAGCCAAGAATAAAAATGTTATCAACGAGGCTGAATACAAACTGATGCAAGAAGCAGAACCAGTTCGTTACGATGCTATCTTGGTGGATGATTTCTCTGAAGAGCAATACCACGCTAATAAAGTTCTTTAA
- the mutM gene encoding bifunctional DNA-formamidopyrimidine glycosylase/DNA-(apurinic or apyrimidinic site) lyase, protein MPELPEVEVVRRGLEKILKDEPVLQKIELKRADLREPIPAKKLSILVGEKLLSVERRAKYLLLWTKKGAMLSHLGMTGTWRVAPPGDERLHDHIYLHFSGNLRLAYRDPRRFGYFDFVQNPLEHPKLKGLGPEPLTKSFTGKQLWESLRGKDVAIKVAIMDQKIVVGVGNIYASEALFAAGIRPTLPAQKLSRDRAEVLANEIKKILSRSIELGGSSISDFAQTSGESGYFQRSFRVYDRAKMPCVTCGQQVKSKVLGGRNTFWCSRCQK, encoded by the coding sequence ATGCCCGAGTTGCCCGAAGTCGAAGTTGTGCGCCGAGGTTTGGAAAAGATCCTGAAGGATGAGCCCGTTTTGCAGAAGATCGAGCTAAAAAGGGCGGATCTGCGGGAGCCCATTCCTGCTAAAAAATTAAGCATCTTGGTGGGGGAAAAGCTTTTATCTGTTGAAAGACGAGCCAAATACCTTCTTCTTTGGACTAAAAAAGGCGCGATGCTTTCGCATTTGGGTATGACCGGCACGTGGCGGGTGGCTCCTCCCGGTGACGAGCGTCTGCATGATCATATCTATCTTCATTTTTCCGGAAATCTTCGTCTGGCGTACCGCGATCCACGTCGATTTGGCTACTTTGATTTTGTGCAAAATCCCCTGGAACACCCGAAACTAAAGGGTTTGGGGCCAGAGCCATTGACGAAAAGTTTTACTGGAAAACAGCTTTGGGAAAGTCTGCGTGGTAAAGATGTGGCGATCAAAGTGGCGATTATGGATCAGAAAATCGTGGTCGGCGTTGGGAACATCTATGCCAGTGAAGCCTTATTTGCCGCGGGAATCAGGCCGACGCTGCCAGCGCAAAAACTTTCTCGCGATCGAGCCGAGGTTCTGGCAAACGAGATTAAAAAAATTTTATCTCGCTCGATCGAACTCGGTGGTTCCTCGATCAGCGACTTCGCTCAAACCAGTGGAGAAAGTGGCTACTTTCAGAGGAGTTTTCGAGTCTACGATCGCGCAAAAATGCCTTGTGTGACTTGTGGGCAACAGGTGAAGTCGAAAGTTCTGGGTGGGCGAAACACCTTCTGGTGTTCACGCTGCCAAAAATAA